The Primulina huaijiensis isolate GDHJ02 chromosome 10, ASM1229523v2, whole genome shotgun sequence region aaactctatataattttgaatatattGTTAAAAAACCCTATAATATTATGCTTAGGTATGATCATTTTTTAATTAGCATTAATGAGTTAAACTCACCTCTTTAGTTTACTTAATAAAAGTGATTTCGTATATTTAAGGAGGTTATTATCTGCAACGattaatattacattaattattGATAAGTCATACATATCAAACTAGAACTGgtaacatatatatttaaaaaacgaTCACACCAACAAAAACACACCGCGTGTCGATCAATTGTTAATGTTATACTAAATGTCACATGAGATTTTTttgcattatatatatatagacatatatATATTCCAAATATAATAGCTAGAGGGCGTAGAGAGAACTCACACGGACAACTAATTATATTGCTTGGTGAAAAGTGGAAGCCAAAACTTAGGTGCCGCACCATCCCATTGGTACTCAAAGCATCAACACTAGTTGAATTCCCATTATAAAAGAGAAAGAAGTATAAGAAATTAAAGAGACAGAGCAAAAACAAGAAATTAGGCGATGATTCATATGTTATCGGACGATACATACAATATTTGTCATTGCTATATCTACCGTTAATCCATTCCCCTTTTCACTCACATATATTATACTTCTCACCCCCCACACTGATCAACAATCCTCAGCTCGGAATTAACGATGGTTAGTATGTCATGATATTAGCGGGTTGTTAGTGTGTGTATTTCTGTATGTATAGTTCAGTTTCATTCATTAATCTTGTTGATTAACAGGGGGAAGAAGAGGCTGAGAACGTTTACAACCCATTGAAAATCAAAGGCAAAGGAGGATTTAAAGCCACTTCTTTCATATATGGTCAGCAAAACTTTGTATTGTTCGACTGATTTATGCGATTTCGAGACGATGATCCGAAATAACATGTatcatatatgtgtgtgtagcTTTGTTGGCATTGGAGAACATGGGGTTTGTTGCCAACATGGTGAGCTTGGTCATATATTTCTCGTACCGGCTGTGTTTCGATGTGGCGCCCGCGGCCAACACGCTCACAAATCTCATGGGATCGACTTTCTTGCTCTCCATCCTTGGTGGTTTCATCTCCGACACCTATATCAACAGGTTCAAAACCTGTCTTATTTTCGGGACGATTGAAGTCGTGGTAATTAACTTATCCTGCTTATCTTTTGCTTTTGCTTTTGCTTTTGCTTTTgcttttgtttataatttgatgTTATGTTACATAAGGAAAATTCGTTGTTTTAGAGTACATCCAATAATTGATATTTGTTCGGAGCTCACTACAAGGGCACTGTCCGAAATCGTACGTGGGACCTTTTGGGTTCCAAAAAAACGATAAATGCAGTTTATTCTGGtatgtttgaaaaatattaaataactgCTAAAGAAATGTACttctttttaaaagttttaatatGTATCATTATTTATCCGTGCGTGCTAAGGTAGTGTTCAAAGAGATGATTGAATGAATTTAATCGAAAAAACTAATCATTTTATATTTGTTGTATTGATCACTTTCATTTTACAGCCAAGAAAGCACAACCAGTTAAAGTTCACATTTCtagaaattatatataattgggGTGGAGTGGCAAATTCAGAtggaaattatttatttagaattttagaaagaaaaaaaaaaattttatgtgccTCAATGGTGGAATATTTCTCAGTGCACTTCAAATAACAAGTGCATGTGCATCCATGTTTCAGGCTTGCGCAATGATGACATATCAAGCACACAACCCTAACTTGCTACCGAAAGAGCCCTGTTTGAAGGCAGTTAATGGCTTGGAGGGTGGAATGGGCTTTTACTTCTACTCATCACTTTGTTTGCTAGCCGTCGGTGTCGGCGGGGTAAGAGGTGCTCTTCCGGCGCTCGGGGCTGATCAATTCGACGCAAGAGATCCCAAAGAAGCCAAGGGTCTGGCAAGCTACTTCAACTGGCTCATGCTTAGCACTGTTTCTGGTGCACTTCTTGGAGTTACGGTCATTGTTTGGGTTGCTACAAACCCGAATAACAAGAACTGGTGGATCGGTTTTCTTATTACGACAACCGGGGCGTTTCTTGGTTACACTTGTCTGGCGTTTGGAAGTCCTTTTTACCGTATTCAAGTCCCCGGAGGCAGCCCTCTTGTCAGAATCGCTGAGGTAAATATAATGTTCCTTCCAGCGaccatataaataataaaagaatagTGGATTGATTATATTTCTGCCACAGGTTATAGTTGTGGCTACGAAAAATCGAGGTTTGTCGCCTCCGGAGAGCCATAGTGAATTGTATGAAATCAACGAAAAGGATGCCGAATTCGCAGAGGCGAAAATTGCTCATACGGAACAATTCAGGTACAGTTATGTCTTAATTCTACACTTCATGATCACTTAAACAAGTTTGTCTGTacaataaaatcaatttatatatatcatttttcccTTTAGTTACAAGATGATGGGAATTGTACATTTGAAGTGATTACacttaaaaaatgatatttaggcagaatataatttacatatatatttaagattttttcTTCATGCATGTTGTCTGAACTAGGTGGCTGGACAAAGCTGCAATTCTACCAGAAAACACAGATCCCCGACAATGGAAAGTTTGCACAGTGACACAAGTAGAAGAAGTTAAAGTTCT contains the following coding sequences:
- the LOC140985751 gene encoding protein NRT1/ PTR FAMILY 4.5-like isoform X1; translation: MGEEEAENVYNPLKIKGKGGFKATSFIYALLALENMGFVANMVSLVIYFSYRLCFDVAPAANTLTNLMGSTFLLSILGGFISDTYINRFKTCLIFGTIEVVACAMMTYQAHNPNLLPKEPCLKAVNGLEGGMGFYFYSSLCLLAVGVGGVRGALPALGADQFDARDPKEAKGLASYFNWLMLSTVSGALLGVTVIVWVATNPNNKNWWIGFLITTTGAFLGYTCLAFGSPFYRIQVPGGSPLVRIAEVIVVATKNRGLSPPESHSELYEINEKDAEFAEAKIAHTEQFRWLDKAAILPENTDPRQWKVCTVTQVEEVKVLTRMLPIIGSTIIMNTCMAQLQTFSVEQGYIMNPHLGSFKVPAASIPAIPLLFMVILIPIYDRVFVPFVRKFTRHPFGITQLQRVGVGLVLSALSMAAAALIEVKRKHYSLKNPSKSISLFWLSFQYGIFGIADMFTLVGLLEFFYKEAPAGMKALSTSFTWISLSFGYFLSSIFVEVINSVTQKITPSRQGWLHGKLLDYNNLNLFYWFLSILSVLNFFNYLYWANWYKYKKDDKLIKATTDEAAGAPQSMSGVPFLKTAAAGEDVSKASENGGGATPGAAEVSKEGN